In Humulus lupulus chromosome 6, drHumLupu1.1, whole genome shotgun sequence, a single genomic region encodes these proteins:
- the LOC133783984 gene encoding uncharacterized protein LOC133783984 yields MPGILRGIDTSCAKKYSDWKYDIKEHLTINGPQNRYGSCTDTQWQKAIDFFRRPEITKRSVVNKENRKKLKELSYGGSQSIPALRYKKEELRAYRDTQQTQATDTESSTPVSSAPEDEDISLVQNVFGKRRGHQKGYGRILNIRDRTPFDFRPSQTRDEELSEMRERLRQLEEHVRTHCITPGSQSAPPPPPDDLDVGAPTQ; encoded by the exons atgcctgggatcttgagaggcattgatacttcgtgtgctaaaaagtattctgactggaagtacgatattaaagagcacttaacgattaatgggccacaaaatcgttatggtagttgcacggatacgcagtggcaaaaagcaattgattttttccgtcgcccagaaattacg aaacgttctgtggtcaacaaggaaaatagaaagaaactgaaagagcttagctatggaggttctcagtcaatcccagccttacgctataaaaag gaggaattgcgtgcataccgcgacacacagcagacacaggcaactgatactgagagttccacaccagtttcgagtgcgcctgaagatgaagacatatctttggtacaaaatgtcttcggaaaacgccggggccaccagaaaggatatggacgtatccttaacataagggaccgaactccatttgattttcgtccttcacaaactagagatgaagagttgtctgagatgagagagcgtcttcgacagttagaggagcatgtccggactcattgtatcaccccgggatctcaatctgccccaccaccaccacccgatgatcttgatgttggagcaccgactcagtag